In Ciconia boyciana chromosome 1, ASM3463844v1, whole genome shotgun sequence, the genomic stretch TTCGACTGTTCACCACGATGCTGCCATTTCTGAAGTTCAGGATTTCCAAATTCTGGAAGCCCGTCAGATTTGATTGAAGGTAGGGCACCAGCTGCAACACAGGGGACATGACAGAAAAGCTGAATCTTTGAATCTCTACTCAAGCCAGTTGCGCTGTTACCACATCAAACAGCGGGagtctgaattattttatcCAAATCCCACAGGAAGGGTGTTAAAACTTTAGCCAGTTGAGGCCCGTGCTGGCAGCCTGCCAGGACCCTGAGTATTTCAGACAGTTCTTAAGTGTATACCAATTTGCAGACAGTTTCCAAAAATCTGCAATTCAGAAACACAGTTCTCAGGACAGACATGGCACTCTCCCTTGATCTAAGCACAAGGCATGCTTGTCATTTCACAGGGTATTTCCTTCAAGCATGTCCCTCCTCTCGCTCTCTCCTTTGCTCCCTTCATCTCCCACAATAAAACGTTCATTTTAGTCAGGAGAGGGGAATTTCCCCGTTAAAATTTAGACAATTGTTGCTGTATAACTCCTGTGAGGCTTTGCTAGCCATCCGTCAGTTTAGGAACAGCTTAGTTCCCTCAACTACCTCTTACTTAGGATGGGTTGAAAGTGTTGCAGAAAAGTtacctccccacagccccagttTATTTACTTCTCTCTCCCTATAGACTAAATGCAGAGCACTCTGGAACCAAGTAAGGGGAGTGTCATAGTGACTTCAGCTACACCACTACATTTATTGACACCAGCAGAGCATCTGGCCCATAGTGCTAAAAAGTTATGCTTTAGAGAGACTGAATAAAAGACAAACAACACACCCCACCCCCATTTCCAGACAGAATTTTCCCATGGAGGGACACCATATTTGTAAACACCAGTCTTGAGTTGCTCTCTGCAAAAGAGAGCTGACAAACTATTCTTTACCAACAATTTTTGTCTCTCTGGTAATGAACATTCAGCATAGAAGGGATTCTTACTAGTTCCAAGAATCGCTGCTCCAACGCTTTGTATTCAGGGGAGTTTTTGTTAAACAGGTCCTCTGAAAACATCATGTTGGTAACCCGAAGACTGAAAAACACGACTAGAGCTCGTGACGGGACAGGAGTACTACTTCGATTTTCGTGTGTGGCCCAAGCCACACTGGCCATCTCTGTGGACTGGACACGAGTTGTTAGCTCCACGTGACTTTCAGTCatgctccttccctcctcagTCAGCTCAGGAGAAAAGCGGACAGTGCTCACTCGATCCCGGTCTACTGAAATACCCAGGACTCTCGTCGTTTCATCTCCCAGCTTTGTTGAGGTAGATGACACAGACGATGACACCGTAGATCCCACAGGAGGGAGATGGGACGGAAGTTCAACAGTGCTGCTTGTTACACTCACTGTTACATAGGAGTTTGTAACGGTGCTGAAGCTCATGGAAACATGCGTGTCATGGTCTGTACCACCCTGTCCAGTGATCTGATCTATTACAGAAGGAGCTACAGTTGAAACTTGAGTGGCACTCGGCATTGCTGATTGCACTGTCTGATCTAATGAGTTTTCTAGTGCTCTGTCAGTAGGCCAAATGTCAGCTGGTTTCTCCACTGCTGATCCAGTAGTGTCGTGTCCTGCCAATGATAAATCTAGCgcttgctgctcttctgtggAAGCATCAGGGTTTACCGTGGAAGAATCTGCGGTCAGAATAGTTTCTGAAGAGCTTGTGTCCAAGTGGCTTATTGTAGCAGCTTCAGTTACCTCTGACTGCCCCACTGTCAATAGTTCTTCTGCTGTTGTCCTGTCTTCATTTTGATGTTCATCTGCTTCAGAAATTATGTTCTGACCTACACTGGACTCTTCAGGTTTCTCCATACTGACGGTCCCTGTAGATTTAAGGAGGCTATCTTCCACAGACAGACCTGTATTGTGCGGTGAGACAGGGGCCTCTCCATTTGGCATGTCTACAAAGGAATGGTCCACTGAAGGCTCCAAACCCAAGGATGGTTTAACAAAAGAAGAATCATACATGCCTGATGTTTCTGTCTGTGTAGATGGTTCCACAGATGATGGCTCTTCTGTCTGTAACAGAGGTACCTGCCAAGTTGTAGTCTCTGGaaagacaaatatttcagaCTCATCGAGGAAATCTTCTTTTATATTGGCCATACCTTCATTGTCATCTTTGGAAGGATCATCATCTAATTTATTCCCAGAGTTAAGAATATAGTCCAAGATCATGCCTTCAGGAATATCCTCAGTTCTGATTAACAAAGACGCATTGTCATCTTCAAGCCAGCTATCAGGACCAGGGTAGAAAACTGGTTCCAGTGTTGCTTCTTCCCAAGGCCAACTACTTGGTTCCATTTCTTTTCCCGAGCCATCAAAAGCTGAACCAGACCCATCATCATATATAACTCTATCTCCAAGATACATATCAGTTTCATCTTCCATTGGCTGTACTTctaagggaaaattaatttcttccacaGACTCATGCAACACAGAGTCTGCATTGTTACTGCCTGCAGGACTACCCTGAGTTACTTCCTCCTTCTCAGTAGATACTGTTTCTTTAATATCAGTCTCTATGACTGATGAAGAGGCCACTGTTggtgcagaaagcagaggaactgcATAATCATCTGTAAATGGAGGTTCTTCAGGCACGAGGTGAGGAGGAGGACTTGAAGGCAAAAGAAGGTCTTCAGATAGTCCAGTATCTtcaaacactaaaaataaaaataaatttccaatTAGAATCATTgaatcatttaggctggaaagaCCCTTAAGAtaatcaagtccaactgtaaacctaacactgccaagtccactgCTAAACCATGGCCCTAAGTGCCACCtttacacatcttttaaatacctccagggatggcgactcaacctcttccctgggcagcctgtgccaatgcttgacaaccctttcagtaaagaactttttcctaatatccaatctaaacctcccctggtgcaacttgaggccatttcctcttgtcctattgcttgttacttgggacaCCAACACTCccctctctacaacctcctttcaggtaattggagagagcgataaggtctcccgaggctccttttctccaggctaaacaaccccagttccctcagccgctcctcataagactcgtgctctagacccttcaccagcttcattgcccttctctggacacgctccagcacctcaatgtctttcttggaGTGAGAGGCCCCAAAACTGAAtgcagtattcgaggtgcagcctcaccagtgccgagtacagggggacaatcacttccctagtcctactggccacgctatttctgatacaagccaggatgctattggctgccttggccacctgggcacactgctggctcatattcagctgtctgtcgaccaacacccctaggtccttttctgccgggcagctttccagccactcttccccaagcctgtagcgttgcatggggttgttgtgacccaagtgcaggacctgacacttaACCTTATTGaacaattggcctcagcccatcgatgcagcctgtccagatccctctgtagacccttcctaccctcgagcagatcaacactcctgcccaacttaatgtcatctgcaaacttactgagggtgcactcgatcccctcgtccagatcattgatacagatattaaacagaactggccccaacacagagccctggggaacaccacctGTGACCAGCCGCCAGCTGggtttaactccattcaccaccactctttgggcccagccagccagccagtttgTTACCCAGCGAtgagtacacccatccaagccatgagcagacagtttctccaggagaatgctgtgggagttATTGTTTATGATAAAAAGTGTCAAATTCCACTCATTTTATTGTCTGTAGATCTGTGTTCAGCATGTTTCCTGTGATATATCCTGGATTTTGTATGCCGAAGTCAGAAGGACCCCTGTTGACCTCTcccacttttctttcagatattCTATGGGCCAAGTCAAGACTGCAGAGTAAGCAATAAAGCAGTAACTGTGTGGCACGTCCTTAGGCTAGTCAGTCTACTTCAGAGATCAGTTATCTCTGTATGGCATCACCTAAACATGCCCTatacaaaaatacttctgtgcaATTAAACAAGTATCATGTGCATACCATTTCCTGAAGGGATAAACAGGCATTATTAGCTGTTACAAACATTTTATCTTAGCATATTGTTCTTGGATACATGCACACAGGAAAGGTAAAAACTATCAGAGAAAGATATCCAATTTTTTAGACCTTTCTGAAAAGTCATTTTGGTGAACTATACCTTTGGTGAGTATCAGGAAGCACTGGCTTCCTGATACAAATTTAAGCTTCAGTCAATGGTATTAACTTACCATCTAAAGAATTGGAGGCTGAAAGCCATTCCAGAGAGTCCACAGAATCACGCCCTAACACTGGTGCAGTGACCAAATGAGGAGTCCGATTCCCATCCTCTAAATTCAGCCCATCAGGCAAAGAAGTGACGTCAGCCTCTGAGGAGAGCGGAGCTTCAGGTGCCAAACTGGCCTCAGAGTCCAGATTTTCTGGTCTTGGCCAGATTTCATTGTCATTGGACTGTTCACTATCTGAAGTGGAATCTGGTTTGGTGAAATCAAAGGGCAAGGAATTGCTGACAGTCGATTCATCTGCTGAAGGCCGTTCAGCTAAAAAGGTGCTGTCCTGGAACATAAACCCACTATTAATATTTCCACTATTACAGGGGAAGCATTGGCTGTCCGCGTTGGGCTGAACACATAAAGGGTGTTAGCAGCAGCCAACCACAAAATCCGGTACTACCGCCTCTGTGAGAAAGTaatgcacagcagcaggagcagccaaACTGGGAGGACTGGCAAATATATACCCTTTGCCAATAAAGTGCAATGTACATGTAAAATGCACATCCTTGTGACATACATTTCATGTCCATTCATGTCCACTAAAAAGGGACAGAAGCCATTCAGATTGTTTGGAGTGCAGCTTCAGTTATGGTATTAAGAGATTCACCATCTATACCCACcccatctcctttccttttcttgactGAAAAAATGGATTTGTCCATTTCTAATTAAATCGAAGATAAATGCACAAAATACTGCCTGCCTTCCTAAGGCATGAAGAGGTCTTAGCAGCTATTATTCATCAGCTACATAATCAATACAGTAATTATAATATTACAGCTACTATGATACATAAAACAGTTTAGAAACTGAACTTGAATGTCTGCATGCCCTGTGGTCATTTATTGCTGTCTTTTAGTATGTGGGAAACAAAGACCATCATGTAAAGAAGAGTGTTTAGAACCTGGAATAACTTTAGTCTCAAAGCTGAGATGCctgtgcaagggaaaaaaaaaaattatgaacaaCAGAGTATGCACAATGAATTTGCAAATTGTTTGAAATGTGcaaagagaattttttaaatctccaaTTTGCACACTGTTTACTTACTAGTCCATACCCCAATCATTATTTGGTTTACAGTTAGAATACTTAGCACATTCCGTCTTTGAATATTAATCTACTACCATGGTGTCTCATGAGGGAATTATACTGGGAAAAATCAATGAAGAGATTAAGTTATTTGGTCAAGGCTACAAAAGCAAGCTGACTGCCTAAAACTTGGGAATTAGTACTTCACATGGATACCTGCCCACATGTCAATGCTGTGCAATAGTCTGATGTGGACAAAAAACCCTTGGGGTATGAAAAACTGCCAATTTCAAGAAGCAGCAATTTTCTAAGAACTAACCAACTGCTGATGGTGACTAGTAAAGTTAAGTGGGCAGTGGACACAGGTTTCTGTAATATGTATTACAGTTCAAAACAAACTCCTGATTCACCATTTCTGTAGCTCACCATTCCTGTCCaatctctttcttttacttGACCGGCATGAGTAACAGGAAGAGTCCAAATACTTTTCAATTTGAAATTTTACTCCTGGTTGAAATGTGGGTGAATTAAATTTTCAACTTCATTCAAAGTGCATTTGAATGCTTTGGAAAGAAGACAgttaaggtatttttatttaattatttgtctGCCTGTATTCATCACATTTTTATAGCCACTTGTTATACCACCCCAGTCTcctcacattttttaatttatatggTAACAATCAATTGAAAAGCAGGTATACCATATAAACATGTGCTCCAGcaattatctttttttgcaaaattgaCCACTATaaataaagctgtaaaaaaagttactgtgcAAGATTAGAAACAAGTTACACATATAAATTCCGTAAAGAATAAGGACTACCAGCAATAGCTTCTCAatacatttggtttttttatgtgAGCATTTAGTTGCCAGGGATTGCACTTCATCATTTATTTGAATGTGGACAGATGTTCCTATGACAACTAACATTATTCAAAGATTCTTGTTACAGCGCAATATATTATATTAACAAGTTTAATATCATATTGGCAAGTTCTGGTTTTCGCTAATGTCTTTTGAAAGGCTTACAAATATGACAGATGACTGCAAACACAGAACCCTCTCCctgattttccattttctgctgccAGAAAGGCATTGTGTTCAGCAAGCCAGAGCATTCTACCTGCTACAACTCAAgagaaataacaagaaaatacagatttcaaaacctagactagatttttttcttcactttttaagAGAGCTGTAAAActcaaagaaaagaattaatgattAGTTGGTACCATCTGCTAGCAATTAGATGGTGAAGTCATGATAGTCCCACATTATGTCATGAGTATGTATGATAATACAAATCCAACTTACTCTCAAATcagctaagaaaaataatagaaaaactCTTTTTCATAGGTAACAATTCTACTTAACAGTATCTACTTGAACCATAAGGGTTTGACATCTGTGGAAATCACTGACTAATCATTTCAGCCTTGTTTACTGTTTAAGCATGTTTatgattttcttaaatttatctGAAGTTACTTCCCAAATTATCTGTGTATTGCAGATTGTACACAGCTGGTTTTGGATATGCTCAATATCTTCTGTAAAATCAGAGTTTTTGACCAAAGACATAGATGACATTATTATTCATAGTCCGTGATTAGAAAAGTGTAACTTCCAGAATTTTTTCTTGTACATACTATTCCCTAAAACtggtttaaaatttattattgcAAAGCTACCTCAACTCTAAAAATCTTCTTGTCTGCATATCTGTCAGAGTATCCACAAATAGAAGGTAAAGATGGCAGAATTAGTTTTACTTTCATTTagtcttattaaaataaacttctgtaATATTTTGATCTAGTTGGATAGCTCTAATAAAGAGAAAGGCCTCTCCTGAAAGTGAACTTAAATTCATGTTTATTCACACCATGAAAGCCATTTATGGCAAATCCATatgaatttgcattttagaCATCCAcaattagtttttaaaactcAGGCAAAACTAGCACGAAATTAAGGATATTATACCTGTGACCATTATAACAAGAATATTTGGGTTCTGTGAAGTGACTACAAATTTTGCTTCCATAAGGATTTTAGAAGCTGGCCTGAAATTAAATGTGTCTGTTCACAACATTATCTCAAAATGAACTTAGTGAAAGCCTACCATCAAACATAGGTGGATCTGGATTTTGTGGCATGAACTGAGCTCATTTCTTCTTGGAAGGCACATCTGTTACACAACAGAGTGCAGAGCAGAAACCTACTGGATAAATCCTTAAGCCCAGACAACGCTCCACCATTCAGAAATTCCAGCTGTCGGCAGAACTAAGTAGCTCCATCTCAGCGTCGCTGGCACCTAACTTGGTATCTCTGCTTAAAGCCCCATTGCTTTGTACAGGACGTGGTCAGGGATACTACGTCTCCTGTCCAGTGGGGAACTTCAGTCTATGACCTGGGTTGTTCCACAGGTGATCAGAGGAGATAATTacaatttcaaaaggaaaaaaaagaaaccactgcctattatttttctgtgtttcctttgctGGAATTAAGGGGATggacataattttaaaactgaactgaGAACTTTCAGTGAAAGCAATACAGTAACAAAAGGAGCATATGAAACTTACCATTTTATCTCTGCTAGCAGCCAGCTTTAGTGCTTACATCTATTTCTTGCTTTCCAAAGAAAGGTAGTATTGTGGGAAGAATCATGTCTTTAGAGCAATTTACAGTCTAAACATTATGAAAAAACGGACAAAGGAAGCCTAAGAAGCAAGACCTGGCTTGGACAGCCAGGAACACAGGACTGCCACGTAATATAAGATGATCACAGATGATCACAACAGATTATATCTGTTGTGCAACAGATATAAAATTATCAGATGAGAGATTTCACCAGAGGTTTTACTCTGGTATACCGTGTGCCATCATGACTACTTATTCTGCATGAACAACCCGATAGAGAAGCTCTGGGCATTGGCTGTAATTCCGCCTTACTGAGTTAAGTTGTTCAAATGTGTCCAAAGGCCAGTGCTCAGAACCATACTCACATCGAACTCTGGGCGCTCCAGCACAACTGGATGCTCACTAATCCAGGATGGGTCTTCTGGTGTCGGGTGTAGTATTTCTTTCACTGTGGAAATATAAATACTTGGGATCTAAAGGCTGCAGTAACAGTGTGAGGAAGTTGTTTTGGAAGACTGACCAAAAAACCCTCCCTCATCTCAGATTTGCgagtaaaatcttttttaaaagtttactaGAGAGATTGTGTTTCTGGAAATGCCCCCAGATCACTGACAGGAAGTacagaagaaagatgagaaCAGAGGGGTAGACAGCACTCCTCCGCCACCTCTGGCAGGATCGTTGAATATTCAACAATAAACCAGCtatttcctttgtgctgctcaaGGCCAACGCCGAGCTACTAAGCTGAAGGTCATCTTGGTGCAACATGCATCATGTGAACCACACTTCCCCTTCCATTCCTGTAAACTGTTGGAAGTATTACTGAAATTGCATACCACAAACCTCggtgtcaaagaaaaaaagaggctaaTCTAATGGATTAAGGACTGGGATACTACTGCTAATGACTTGACCTGGTTAAGATCAGAGCAAAACAAGCCACAACGCAGTTGTGtgtgttgtttccttttaattattcAGAGGGCAGCCGAATAATTCACTCATCTctgagatttattttataaaacttcAGATGTGTGGCCCACCGATGCATCGTAATTAATACCCACCATTAGTAAGCTGGAGAGAGTTAGGGTCTAAAGACAAGGAAGTGTTTTCAAGCAAGGCATTTTTCTGGAGGATTTCAGCAATATAATCTCGGAAATCACTGATGGTGTACACAGCTGTTGGATTATCCTCTATGCCCATAAAGGAGTTGTCCTCCACCTTGTTGGAATGAAGGTTAATCAGGTCCCAGGTGGCATTGCTGATGGCTTTTCCATCAAATGTAACAGCATAGTGAACTTCTACCCCACTTCAGTTGTACAAAAAGAGAACGAGAACACAGATAAGAGATGCAAGGTTTTCCAACATATAGCAAACACCATGatatttcccccccccaagaaCCTGTGTCAATACccttaatataaaaatacattgctttaAAGGATTCtagataaaaacaatttaattcttttcacacttttgtctgcctgcctgtgctTTCCACCACTGCAAACATCTGAAGGGAAAGGCTACCAGACTCTGACATCTGGTCTGGTCCAGGCCCTGTATTTCTACGTGTGAGTGGTAGACAGACCACAAGCAGACCAAAACGTTGGCTTTCTGCCAGCATTAGTAACGGGCCCACCAGCATGCAGTAGTGTGAGTGATGATTTTAATGATGGGAATGGCTCTGAGGTACAAAAACAGCCTGGAAAAAACAGGCTGTATACAGTAGCAATATACAGTAGCAAAAGGGAACCCTGATCACTGTCACTGTCtggtgttgatctgcttgaaaTAATGTCTTCAATAGCAGTAAAATGGTATTTAATACAGCTTATAATTGAGAACATTTTTCTAGACTTGTTTGatcatttattcttttaagaaGTTTTCTATCTGTGTACAGCTTAGCTTTTTTCATATTAACTCTCCtccattttcataattttcttttcctgaatacATCTGGACGTCCCTTCCCACATGACAGCGTAGGCAGCAATCAGATTTACCATACACTGGGCATAAGCACAAGGGAGCTTTAGAAAATATAACATATAATATAACATATGCCTGTACACAGGGCACagcaagaaaatgaagtaatCTATGAAGTGTTAGAAAAATGTGCTCCAAAGACAGGTTTTCCTCATTCCACAGAGCCGGACTGCATTGCTAAAGTAATGGCCCTGTTCAGAGAAGTCTCTAAAGCCCCAGCACCAAATACAACAGAGACGTAATCGGCAAACACACTGACTAAAACCAGGAGCCTGCTGGAGTTTTGCTGCTGGCTCTATCATTGAAATGAGCCCACCATAGGCTCACCATGGGCACTGATTGTcagcagaggaaataaaaaaggacagCAGTAGTGAAAAGGCACAGCAAAGATGGAATACAGTATGCTCCtcaaaagtaacatttaaatttaatacaACTGTGCTGTCAGTTGCAGTTAATAATCCCTAACTAACAACTACGACACCATCATCTGTCTGGAAAGGGCTAAAACATCTGGTGCTTGGAACATAACCTTTGTGAATAGTTGCATGCATCTTAGCCTGCAGAAGTGCACAGTAGTGGAGGATGGCTTTAAGTCACTACTGTTTGTGAAaagatttgtattttctaacctttcttctaaaattaaaatgttcattctCTGTAAAACCGTGGAAACTGTTTATGCCTTTGCTGagaaatacacaaaagaaaataatacatctAGTAAGTTAAaggctgcagttcttctgtcttgtgaaattctgaaaataccAATGGAGGAAAGTTTTGGATGCTTAACCTGCATATGTCTAACAAAAAACAAGTCCAGACTGATCCCATCTTCTGCTAAAGGACGTTTGTAAAACTACTGCTAAGATGTGCAGCACCTCTGGCCTTGAAGTAGCTAAGCCAAGTGCCTTTGCTGGAGAAGTATGGTTTTCTTACCTACTTTAATTTCtataataatcatcatcatcccGTATCTATTCAAGACTGTGCTGCAAAGTATAAAGACCTTGAATCATCTTtaaggaattttgttttcttcacaaaagAGACTCCTATACACAAGTTAGCCCAGTAGCTGACTTGTGTTTAGGAAGATTTTCCCGAAGTAGTTTTTTTATGATTAGGACTTAAATAAGCAAATTAGGTTTATCCATAATCAAAACAGAGCAGTTACTCACAGTTTCTGGTAGAACCCCCCCACATAATATTTACGCTGGATAACTATCTCACTCTGGAGCCAAAACTACAAATCCCCAAAACAGTGTCCTCCAgctaaatgtgtttttccatctgtattatgacaatatatttaaaaaagttGTCTTTACCTGTCCTCCTCAGGAGAGCTGGatatagaaacaaaacaaaacacaatagCAAAACCTGTTAAATCCATGTTATGATTTCCTTTAAGTCTTCTCTCTTTAACAAATTTGCTTTGGTATTCTACAGGGCACACAAATTTGAAAATGCATACAGCAAAATGGTTATAAGTTGCATAGTTATTCCGCTACATAAAAAACTGTTCTGCTTTTACTGAACTGAGGTATTTCCTATTGATCACAAGGGatcagcagagcagaggcatCTCATCTTATTGCAAATAATGCAGTTAAATTGCTGGCAGTACCAAGAAAATCAAGGCTTACTAATTCTACCTAGAGGTTTAttttacaaacacttttttttgtcatgcacagcagagcacagagctcTGGTGCTTTGCCAGAAATATCAACCTTTTACTTGTCTTCTCAAACGAATCAAGAGCTTGCAAATGTATTAGACTGCAGATACCGAGATGGAAGGTTTTGCTACCTCCCAGGCTGGAAACTGAGCACAGTCTAGGCTTCCAACCATAAAATCTTTCTCAGTATAGCTGCTTTGTTACGTGCAGGTATTCTAGCTAGAATATCCCAGCCAATAAATTCTAAGAAACACAGCTTACAAAGtctcaaagaaaacacaatttagATTAACTCATGAACAGTCTCACTAGATTCTGAAAGTTATATCCAGTCCATTCaagaaaaatcataatttgTGATCTATGTACCCCAAAACTCAGACATCAGATGCTTGATGCATAAAACGCAGgatccccttttttccccaaattaacttaaaatgtCATTCCAAAGCACAAATTGATTTGAGGAAACtagtcttcaaaaaaaaaaaaattacaagaataGAGTTAAAACATTGCATACCATTTATCAAACTATTCACCCACCTTTGCTTTGATCAAAGGGAGAAAGACCTTTAAATATCTCAAACACCAACCTTTAGAGTCATCCCAAAGTAACATtaagaagttgaaaaaaattttaaatacaccacatttttccaaaaatgtttctgtgttctTCCTTGGTTAATACTAGGATATGTCAACAGTACTGAAGAAGTATCAGATACTAATTCTAAATTAGAAAACCTCTCTTTTAATTTTAGGATGGAATCTTGAATAAGAATGCCTTGTCTTAAAATCAAGGCAAG encodes the following:
- the IMPG2 gene encoding interphotoreceptor matrix proteoglycan 2 isoform X3, with the translated sequence MSLCEEGTMNIFEIGMNFSQSEEHRSLIVKKLSYTKEAMGSSCTDWSCGSSGTPTPALDADVTTLRDAAANVPPPHEISVESPAGGPEIEDADATINNEIKKQDEKLVRPVTEQMIEFSILIAGEKYSEELSDPATVKRQLLSEQFISQIKSVFEGLPGYKNIHVLDYSSPEEDSGVEVHYAVTFDGKAISNATWDLINLHSNKVEDNSFMGIEDNPTAVYTISDFRDYIAEILQKNALLENTSLSLDPNSLQLTNVKEILHPTPEDPSWISEHPVVLERPEFDDSTFLAERPSADESTVSNSLPFDFTKPDSTSDSEQSNDNEIWPRPENLDSEASLAPEAPLSSEADVTSLPDGLNLEDGNRTPHLVTAPVLGRDSVDSLEWLSASNSLDVFEDTGLSEDLLLPSSPPPHLVPEEPPFTDDYAVPLLSAPTVASSSVIETDIKETVSTEKEEVTQGSPAGSNNADSVLHESVEEINFPLEVQPMEDETDMYLGDRVIYDDGSGSAFDGSGKEMEPSSWPWEEATLEPVFYPGPDSWLEDDNASLLIRTEDIPEGMILDYILNSGNKLDDDPSKDDNEGMANIKEDFLDESEIFVFPETTTWQVPLLQTEEPSSVEPSTQTETSGMYDSSFVKPSLGLEPSVDHSFVDMPNGEAPVSPHNTGLSVEDSLLKSTGTVSMEKPEESSVGQNIISEADEHQNEDRTTAEELLTVGQSEVTEAATISHLDTSSSETILTADSSTVNPDASTEEQQALDLSLAGHDTTGSAVEKPADIWPTDRALENSLDQTVQSAMPSATQVSTVAPSVIDQITGQGGTDHDTHVSMSFSTVTNSYVTVSVTSSTVELPSHLPPVGSTVSSSVSSTSTKLGDETTRVLGISVDRDRVSTVRFSPELTEEGRSMTESHVELTTRVQSTEMASVAWATHENRSSTPVPSRALVVFFSLRVTNMMFSEDLFNKNSPEYKALEQRFLELLVPYLQSNLTGFQNLEILNFRNGSIVVNSRMKFAKPVPRNVTNAVYMILEDFCNTAYHTMNLAIDKYSLDVESGEQADPCKFQACNEFSECLVNRWSGEAECVCNPGYLSIDGLPCNSICDLQPNFCLNDGKCDISPGQGAICRCRVGENWWYRGEHCEEYVSEPLVVGIAIASVAGFLLVASAVIFFLARTLRDQYTKSDTEDSQGQGDSLSSIENAVKYNPMYESDTTGYSHYYRRYPQLTSYSSTSAETSTDYSSEEIRHIYENSELTKEEIQDRIRIIELYAKDRQFAEFVRQHQMKLL
- the IMPG2 gene encoding interphotoreceptor matrix proteoglycan 2 isoform X2, which codes for MFGFTWKTFLCFLVLGMIKGDLQIVAAEGYSATEGGQAKDGSPTLQLSGWQLANPSQPPELKKLNGIVKAEQVNKHLLLRRKRSILFPSGVKICPDESVEQVIANHLKYFRLRVCQETVWEVFKTFWDRLPEREEYHTWMSLCEEGTMNIFEIGMNFSQSEEHRSLIVKKLSYTKEAMGSSCTDWSCGSGTPTPALDADVTTLRDAAANVPPPHEISVESPAGGPEIEDADATINNEIKKQDEKLVRPVTEQMIEFSILIAGEKYSEELSDPATVKRQLLSEQFISQIKSVFEGLPGYKNIHVLDYSSPEEDSGVEVHYAVTFDGKAISNATWDLINLHSNKVEDNSFMGIEDNPTAVYTISDFRDYIAEILQKNALLENTSLSLDPNSLQLTNVKEILHPTPEDPSWISEHPVVLERPEFDDSTFLAERPSADESTVSNSLPFDFTKPDSTSDSEQSNDNEIWPRPENLDSEASLAPEAPLSSEADVTSLPDGLNLEDGNRTPHLVTAPVLGRDSVDSLEWLSASNSLDVFEDTGLSEDLLLPSSPPPHLVPEEPPFTDDYAVPLLSAPTVASSSVIETDIKETVSTEKEEVTQGSPAGSNNADSVLHESVEEINFPLEVQPMEDETDMYLGDRVIYDDGSGSAFDGSGKEMEPSSWPWEEATLEPVFYPGPDSWLEDDNASLLIRTEDIPEGMILDYILNSGNKLDDDPSKDDNEGMANIKEDFLDESEIFVFPETTTWQVPLLQTEEPSSVEPSTQTETSGMYDSSFVKPSLGLEPSVDHSFVDMPNGEAPVSPHNTGLSVEDSLLKSTGTVSMEKPEESSVGQNIISEADEHQNEDRTTAEELLTVGQSEVTEAATISHLDTSSSETILTADSSTVNPDASTEEQQALDLSLAGHDTTGSAVEKPADIWPTDRALENSLDQTVQSAMPSATQVSTVAPSVIDQITGQGGTDHDTHVSMSFSTVTNSYVTVSVTSSTVELPSHLPPVGSTVSSSVSSTSTKLGDETTRVLGISVDRDRVSTVRFSPELTEEGRSMTESHVELTTRVQSTEMASVAWATHENRSSTPVPSRALVVFFSLRVTNMMFSEDLFNKNSPEYKALEQRFLELLVPYLQSNLTGFQNLEILNFRNGSIVVNSRMKFAKPVPRNVTNAVYMILEDFCNTAYHTMNLAIDKYSLDVESGEQADPCKFQACNEFSECLVNRWSGEAECVCNPGYLSIDGLPCNSICDLQPNFCLNDGKCDISPGQGAICRCRVGENWWYRGEHCEEYVSEPLVVGIAIASVAGFLLVASAVIFFLARTLRDQYTKSDTEDSQGQGDSLSSIENAVKYNPMYESDTTGYSHYYRRYPQLTSYSSTSAETSTDYSSEEIRHIYENSELTKEEIQDRIRIIELYAKDRQFAEFVRQHQMKLL